The following nucleotide sequence is from Salvia miltiorrhiza cultivar Shanhuang (shh) chromosome 7, IMPLAD_Smil_shh, whole genome shotgun sequence.
CATGCCATGATGCATCCTCCAGCTGCGCCTGAGCCACCCCTCATTAATGCCGGAAGCATAGCTTCACCGCCCCTCCCCCAACCCAACTACCGCTATCAATACGTAtacctcctctctctctctctctcatcacaCACTTTCACTCCAAAACACAACAACAAGCAACGAAGAAATGACCAACAAAACCAGCGCTAAGTTAGCCGCCGCGGCCCTCTGCTTCGCGGTGCTGGGCGTGCTGGCGGCTGGAGCAGCCGAGTCCATCGCCGACAAGTGCGCGGCGGAGTTCCAGAAGGTGACGCAGTGCCTGTCGTTCGTgacggcgaaggcggcggcgccgaGCAAGGACTGCTGCACCTCCGTGACGGAGTTGAAGGACGACGATCCGGCGTGCCTCTGCTACATCATTCAGCAGGTCCACAACGGCTCCAACGCCGCCGTCAAGAGCATGGGCGTGCAGGAGTCGCGCCTGCTGCAGCTGCCCTCCGCCTGTAAGCTCGCTAATGCCAGCACCACTCAATGCCCTAGTAAGCAATTAATTACCCCTCTTTCCATTCATCTCAAAATTACCTACAATTAATACTCACTGCATgcttataattttataatttaaaactaGATTAAgctatatatgcatatatttcTGCATATCTTGCACATGCTTTGCTGGTTGAGAGTGTATGTAGTTGGGTGCACATTTCATTTC
It contains:
- the LOC130995633 gene encoding non-specific lipid transfer protein GPI-anchored 1; translation: MTNKTSAKLAAAALCFAVLGVLAAGAAESIADKCAAEFQKVTQCLSFVTAKAAAPSKDCCTSVTELKDDDPACLCYIIQQVHNGSNAAVKSMGVQESRLLQLPSACKLANASTTQCPKLLNLPPNSPDAAIFTNASTNATTTPVATPGATGAPSKGDWQKPGVAGCLTVAMAIFVHAFPLF